A part of Neovison vison isolate M4711 chromosome 6, ASM_NN_V1, whole genome shotgun sequence genomic DNA contains:
- the POFUT2 gene encoding GDP-fucose protein O-fucosyltransferase 2, which translates to MAALGVVFLVLLEAASWPPASGSGEEFWPGQSAADILSGAASRRRYLLYDVNPPEGFNLRRDVYIRVASLLKTLLETEEWVLVLPPWGRLYHWQSPDIHQVRIPWSDFFDLPSLNRNIPVIEYEQFIAESGGPFIDQVYVLQSYAEGWKEGTWEEKVDERPCLDPLLYSPDKHEYYRGWFWGYEETRALNVSCLSVQGSASIMAPVLLRNTSARSVMLDRAENLLHDHYGGKEYWNTRRSMVFAKHLRAVGDEFRSKYLNSTDEADRTPFQEDWTKMKVTLGSARGGPYLAVHLRRKDFIWGHREDVPSLDGAVKKIRSLMNTHQLDRVFVATDAIRAEHEQLRQLLPEMVRFEPTWEELELYRDGGVAIIDQWICAHARFFIGTSVSTFSFRIHEEREILGLDPRTTYNRFCGDREEACEQPTHWRVAY; encoded by the exons ATGGCGGCGCTCGGCGTCGTCTTCCTGGTGCTGCTGGAAGCGGCGTCCTGGCCGCCGGCCTCGGGGTCGGGCGAGGAGTTCTGGCCCGGCCAGTCGGCGGCCGACATCCTGTCGGGGGCGGCGTCCCGCAGACG GTACCTCCTGTACGACGTCAACCCCCCAGAGGGCTTCAACCTCCGCAGGGACGTGTACATCCGCGTGGCCTCCCTCCTGAAGACGCTGCTGGAGACCGAGGAGTGGGTGCTGGTGCTGCCCCCGTGGGGCCGCCTCTACCACTGGCAGAGCCCGGACATCCACCAGGTGCGCATTCCCTGGTCCGACTTCTTCGACCTTCCGAGTCTCAACAGAAACATCCCGGTCATCGAGTACGAGCAGTTCATTGCAG AGTCCGGCGGGCCCTTCATCGACCAGGTGTACGTCCTGCAGAGCTACGCGGAGGGGTGGAAGGAGGGGACCTGGGAAGAGAAGGTGGACGAGCGGCCGTGCCTCGACCCGCTGCTGTACTCGCCGGACAAGCACGAGTACTACAG GGGATGGTTTTGGGGCTACGAAGAAACGAGAGCGCTCAACGTCTCGTGTCTGTCCGTCCAGGGGTCGGCTTCCATCATGGCCCCGGTGCTGCTGAGGAACACGTCGGCCAG GTCGGTGATGCTGGACAGAGCCGAGAACCTCCTGCACGACCACTACGGGGGGAAGGAGTACTGGAAC ACCCGGCGGAGCATGGTGTTTGCCAAGCACCTGCGGGCCGTGGGGGACGAGTTCCGAAGCAAGTACCTGAACTCCACGGACGAGGCCGACAGGACCCCCTTCCAGGAGGACTGGACCAAGATGAAG GTCACGCTGGGCTCCGCGCGGGGGGGCCCGTACCTCGCGGTTCACCTGAGGAGAAAAGATTTCATCTGGGGCCACAGAGAGGATGTGCCCAGCCTGGATGGGGCCGTGAAGAAGATTCGCAGCCTCATGAACACCCACCAGCTGGACAGGGTGTTCGTGGCCACGGACGCCATCAGGGCGG AGCACGAGCAGCTGAGGCAGCTGCTGCCGGAGATGGTGAGGTTCGAGCCCACGTGGGAGGAGCTGGAGCTGTACAGGGACGGCGGCGTGGCCATCATCGACCAGTGGATCTGCGCGCACGCCAG GTTCTTCATCGGAACCTCGGTCTCCACGTTCTCTTTTCGGATCCACGAGGAGAGAGAGATCCTCGGGCTCGACCCGCGGACGACGTACAACCGGTTCTGCGGGGACCGGGAGGAGGCGTGCGAGCAGCCCACGCACTGGAGGGTGGCTTACTGA